One Halobacteriovorax sp. GB3 genomic window carries:
- a CDS encoding GspE/PulE family protein, giving the protein MFRKEFADVIGKTGMVPLKDLRPLMLNKEENKISEFDLMKFDFFDDVKFAKQLSEKYGLTFIDLSKAKVQDKYLKLIKKADIVKYRALPIQKSSKSVTVAIFDPSILEKRSDLVTLFQYNVEFILTNISAWAKIFDRVTETVDELLETVREVKANNADDQVEVKEEDIGDDVIRYVNRILADAFIRKASDIHIEPYEHNFRVRFRIDGTLVEVIKPPRALMLPIISRLKIMAQLDISERRKPQDGRIKLSVGGRPIDYRVSSLPTLFGEKVVLRLLDQSNLQLDMTKLGFEPKQLEVFREGIYQPYGMCLVTGPTGSGKTTTLYSALSDLNKSDTNISTAEDPVEFNLEGINQVNVKKEIGLDFSIALKAFLRQDPDIIMVGEIRDLEVGETAVEAALTGHLVLSTLHTNDAPSTVTRLLNMGIEPFLVVGSLNVVVAQRLCRRICSNCKVEDKDVTVEEIISCGVAPSSAPNMKVYKGKGCEICGNSGYKGRVAIYEVMALTPGVKELILKNASADDLKKQAIKDGMKTLRMSALTKVAMGDTTLSEALTNSSADKF; this is encoded by the coding sequence ATGTTTAGAAAAGAGTTCGCTGACGTTATTGGTAAAACCGGTATGGTTCCTTTAAAGGACTTACGCCCTTTAATGTTGAATAAGGAAGAGAACAAAATTTCTGAATTTGATTTAATGAAGTTCGATTTCTTTGATGATGTTAAATTTGCCAAACAGCTTTCTGAAAAATATGGATTAACATTTATCGACCTCTCAAAGGCAAAGGTACAAGACAAGTATCTAAAGCTTATTAAGAAAGCTGATATCGTTAAGTATAGAGCTCTTCCAATTCAAAAGTCCTCAAAGTCTGTTACTGTCGCAATCTTTGATCCTTCAATTCTTGAAAAGAGATCCGATCTTGTTACTTTATTTCAATATAATGTCGAATTCATTCTTACAAATATTTCAGCATGGGCGAAAATATTTGACCGTGTTACTGAAACTGTTGATGAATTATTAGAGACGGTGCGTGAAGTAAAGGCCAATAATGCTGATGATCAAGTTGAGGTAAAAGAAGAAGATATCGGTGATGATGTTATTCGTTACGTGAATAGGATTCTTGCTGATGCATTTATAAGAAAAGCATCTGATATTCATATTGAACCATATGAGCATAACTTTAGAGTTCGTTTTAGAATAGATGGAACCCTCGTTGAAGTAATTAAGCCGCCTCGAGCATTGATGCTTCCAATTATTTCTCGTCTAAAAATTATGGCCCAGTTAGATATCTCTGAGAGAAGAAAGCCTCAAGATGGAAGGATTAAACTCTCTGTTGGAGGAAGGCCAATCGATTACAGGGTTTCCTCGTTACCAACACTCTTTGGAGAGAAGGTCGTTCTTCGACTTCTCGATCAATCAAATCTCCAACTCGATATGACAAAGCTTGGCTTTGAACCAAAGCAATTAGAAGTCTTTAGAGAAGGGATTTATCAACCATATGGAATGTGTCTTGTAACAGGGCCAACAGGTTCAGGAAAGACAACGACACTTTACTCTGCACTTTCAGATCTTAATAAATCTGACACAAATATCTCAACTGCTGAAGACCCTGTTGAATTTAACTTAGAGGGGATCAATCAAGTTAACGTTAAAAAAGAAATTGGTCTGGACTTTTCAATAGCTTTGAAGGCCTTTCTAAGACAAGACCCTGATATTATCATGGTTGGGGAGATCCGAGATTTAGAAGTTGGTGAAACTGCCGTTGAAGCAGCCCTTACCGGTCACCTTGTCCTTTCAACACTCCATACAAACGATGCCCCTTCAACTGTTACAAGACTTCTAAATATGGGAATTGAACCTTTCCTTGTCGTTGGTTCTTTAAATGTTGTTGTTGCTCAAAGGCTTTGTCGAAGAATTTGTAGCAATTGCAAAGTGGAAGATAAGGATGTCACTGTTGAAGAAATCATAAGTTGTGGTGTCGCCCCTTCAAGCGCTCCTAATATGAAAGTTTATAAAGGCAAAGGCTGTGAAATTTGCGGAAACTCTGGCTATAAGGGCCGAGTCGCAATTTACGAAGTCATGGCCCTGACTCCTGGAGTAAAAGAACTAATTCTTAAAAATGCTTCAGCAGATGATCTAAAAAAACAAGCAATCAAAGACGGTATGAAAACATTGAGAATGTCGGCCCTAACCAAAGTGGCGATGGGTGATACAACGTTAAGTGAAGCATTAACAAATTCAAGTGCAGATAAATTTTAA
- a CDS encoding bifunctional riboflavin kinase/FAD synthetase, with translation MKIVKNLSALNEEKEKFAVTIGNFDGVHLGHQSILKQIKADCEKNDLKLVVVTFEPHPIQILRPRNHFLINSYVEKRDLLKHVGIEYLCEIEFTRDVSTMSPGDFLDDFILSCGNVEKLYLGHDFAFGANKSGNHEFVQEYCKPKNIEIVLLEEFLLRKHCVSSTEIRENINIGNIEKANEMLGRDFYISGRVVRGEGRGRKIGFPTANMQFLAERIAPGKGVYISRATLGDQVWNSITNVGSNPTFNTGNDLFVETHIIDFEDNIYGNEIRIEFIKKVRDEVKFNSVNDLIDQIKNDVEVARDFFKNA, from the coding sequence ATGAAGATAGTAAAAAACTTAAGTGCATTGAATGAAGAAAAAGAAAAGTTCGCTGTAACCATTGGTAACTTTGATGGAGTTCATTTGGGACACCAGTCTATATTGAAGCAAATTAAAGCTGATTGTGAAAAAAATGATCTTAAGTTAGTTGTTGTTACTTTTGAACCTCATCCAATTCAAATTTTAAGGCCAAGAAATCATTTTCTAATAAATTCTTATGTTGAAAAGAGAGATCTACTTAAGCATGTTGGTATCGAATATCTTTGTGAAATCGAATTTACTCGCGATGTCTCGACTATGTCTCCAGGGGATTTTCTTGATGACTTTATTTTATCTTGTGGCAATGTCGAAAAACTATACTTAGGTCATGACTTTGCTTTTGGTGCAAATAAGTCGGGAAACCATGAGTTTGTGCAAGAATATTGTAAACCGAAAAATATTGAAATAGTTCTCTTAGAAGAGTTTTTACTTCGCAAACATTGTGTCTCTTCAACTGAAATACGTGAGAATATCAACATCGGAAATATAGAAAAGGCCAATGAAATGCTTGGGCGCGACTTTTATATCTCTGGTCGCGTGGTTCGTGGAGAAGGAAGAGGTCGTAAGATCGGATTTCCTACGGCCAACATGCAATTTCTAGCAGAGCGAATTGCGCCAGGTAAGGGCGTTTACATAAGTCGAGCAACTCTTGGCGATCAAGTGTGGAATTCTATCACAAATGTCGGAAGCAATCCTACATTTAACACAGGCAATGATTTATTTGTTGAAACTCACATCATTGATTTCGAAGATAATATTTATGGGAACGAAATCAGAATCGAATTCATTAAAAAAGTAAGAGATGAAGTAAAGTTCAATTCAGTGAATGATTTAATTGATCAAATTAAAAATGATGTTGAAGTCGCTAGGGACTTTTTTAAAAATGCCTAA
- a CDS encoding BatD family protein, protein MRTLVALTCLLFSMTSLADRLNVAVTPNNPVVNESFSAIFEIETNSDEEPYISFDPGRARVTGRTEAGRMMSTSLINGKLYAKKSVTYRFDLVAERAGRIRLSDIKVELGDKTLTHKDISITVLREPKEAPEVFVKAVPSKDTVYVGEGFNVDYYVYFRTNVISIDVKEFPKFRKFVKRFHLPNESVESVEYDGKVYRRIKKYSARLFAEKPGEAKIGQLKLEVRYNKSTGRNAFSNSPFGLSIQRNVRKKTIRNEQQVIQVLALPADNVPQTFTGLVGKYDFKLTVPRNKFLVNEAIEAKLEVIGDGALEGYDAPKIYKHEFLEEFDTKTEVQELNNQMAKKIFDYTFLARDSLLIPPSKRILHFFDPERKEYVGVEIDIPGITVGGTSTAGVKNSGTKAISKKEPTISVESKVKGKLIGPTFVVKDEPVNISEYLVELNIALAASIVLILLSFTSFKKGGSNSDQILKLKKIRSGKFSHHDLFSVLNDLSNGEGVLEKIESSNLDSEAKKYFKSLYEVVERESYKNQKSVINKKTQKKHITALEKELRNV, encoded by the coding sequence ATGAGAACATTAGTAGCTCTAACATGCCTCTTATTTTCAATGACATCTTTGGCCGATAGGCTAAATGTTGCTGTTACACCAAATAATCCGGTAGTTAATGAAAGCTTTTCAGCAATCTTTGAAATTGAAACTAACTCCGATGAAGAACCCTATATTTCATTTGACCCAGGGAGGGCCCGTGTTACGGGGCGAACAGAAGCTGGAAGAATGATGTCAACTTCGTTAATTAATGGAAAGTTATATGCTAAGAAAAGTGTGACTTATCGATTCGATCTTGTCGCAGAAAGAGCAGGGCGTATAAGGTTAAGCGATATTAAAGTTGAACTAGGGGACAAGACATTAACTCATAAAGATATTTCAATTACAGTATTACGAGAGCCAAAAGAAGCACCTGAAGTATTCGTTAAAGCTGTTCCTAGTAAAGATACTGTTTATGTCGGTGAAGGATTTAATGTCGATTATTATGTCTACTTTAGAACGAATGTTATTTCGATAGACGTTAAAGAATTTCCAAAATTTCGAAAATTTGTAAAGCGATTTCACCTTCCTAATGAGTCTGTCGAATCAGTTGAATATGATGGGAAAGTGTATAGAAGGATAAAAAAGTACTCAGCGCGTCTTTTCGCTGAAAAACCAGGCGAAGCTAAGATAGGGCAATTAAAACTAGAAGTTCGCTACAATAAAAGCACAGGAAGGAACGCTTTTTCTAATAGTCCTTTTGGATTAAGTATTCAAAGGAATGTTAGAAAGAAGACTATTCGAAACGAACAACAAGTTATTCAAGTACTAGCATTACCAGCAGACAATGTTCCTCAAACTTTTACAGGACTAGTTGGAAAATATGATTTCAAGTTAACTGTTCCACGAAATAAATTTCTTGTTAATGAGGCAATTGAGGCAAAGTTAGAAGTTATTGGTGACGGTGCTCTGGAAGGTTATGATGCACCAAAGATATATAAACATGAATTTTTAGAAGAGTTTGATACAAAAACTGAGGTTCAAGAATTAAATAATCAAATGGCCAAGAAAATCTTTGATTATACTTTCTTAGCTAGAGATTCTCTTCTTATACCGCCAAGTAAAAGAATCCTTCATTTCTTTGACCCAGAAAGAAAAGAATATGTTGGAGTTGAAATTGATATACCAGGAATAACTGTAGGTGGAACTTCTACGGCAGGAGTTAAAAATTCTGGTACTAAAGCAATTTCTAAAAAAGAACCAACAATATCTGTAGAGTCAAAAGTTAAGGGAAAACTTATCGGTCCGACCTTTGTTGTAAAAGATGAGCCAGTTAATATTAGTGAGTATCTAGTTGAGCTTAACATCGCCCTCGCAGCGAGTATTGTTCTGATACTTTTAAGTTTTACATCATTTAAAAAGGGTGGATCAAATAGTGATCAAATTCTTAAGCTTAAGAAGATTCGTTCTGGAAAATTTTCTCACCATGATTTGTTTAGTGTTCTTAATGATCTAAGTAACGGTGAAGGTGTCCTAGAAAAAATTGAAAGCTCCAATCTGGATAGCGAAGCGAAGAAGTATTTTAAAAGTCTATATGAAGTAGTAGAAAGAGAGTCATATAAAAATCAAAAAAGTGTTATAAATAAAAAAACACAAAAGAAACATATCACGGCTCTTGAAAAAGAATTGAGAAACGTATGA
- a CDS encoding vWA domain-containing protein, which yields MNFEKISMLPAMLVVLILFSFLVLRYRSNFYNLTKRFFFRKSSKINNLSFIFFIISFLFLGGATLDLRGKPIKIESDIPDQKTIVLIDASASMLVEDVRPNRFQKALLMARHFVKNAAGHQISVVLFSDSQTKLIPFTDDIDLLDAKIGGLEDIDLSRGGSNISLAINESLQYFKEEESSTEISQGNLLIFTDSEEHEDAMQIQIPSTVNVAFVGVGTVKGGPIPIRARTGGFQKYKEFNGKRVISKLNESMLSSLEGKIENYKYWVVQSYNIPTEEVLSFFRQKFTSKLSKGSSIVKPVEIQKMLIPFFVFFIVSTILRQFKSLRHVAFIAFFLFSYQNNVKANEEKSAEEIQAEKMKQVEAIKNKIKDGDTRDKRFFELAGEYLKIDKPEEALKIYEERATDLNSMDANDAINYGTSLLLNKRTKDGLSLFRYIEKNDKLNDEQKEIVKKNIYSALKEIEQKKKQEQKQKEQEEKDKKDNKDKKDKNDKKDQGEDEKKDSKEDQKDSKGKGQSNSQSNKQKRPNENNDPKDDQQNKEKKKDKKKEEKKDQRDKGEEKRPEKSKPKSVDEKEEEIKKKRKMVKLPAKLKQVLNNDRNLQKRVLERIRNSQSQQRNRKDW from the coding sequence ATGAATTTTGAAAAAATATCGATGTTGCCTGCCATGCTAGTTGTTCTGATTCTGTTTTCATTTCTTGTTCTCAGATATCGTTCAAATTTTTATAATCTAACGAAGCGCTTTTTCTTCAGAAAGTCCTCAAAGATTAACAATCTATCTTTCATATTCTTTATTATATCTTTTCTTTTTCTAGGGGGAGCGACTCTAGATCTCAGAGGAAAACCGATAAAAATCGAAAGTGATATTCCTGATCAGAAGACGATCGTTCTCATTGATGCTTCAGCGAGTATGCTTGTTGAAGATGTGAGACCGAATAGATTTCAAAAAGCCTTATTAATGGCAAGGCACTTCGTAAAAAATGCTGCTGGTCATCAGATTTCAGTCGTCTTATTTTCTGACTCTCAGACTAAGCTTATCCCTTTCACTGATGATATTGACTTACTTGATGCAAAAATTGGTGGACTAGAAGACATCGATTTAAGTAGAGGAGGTTCTAATATCTCTTTAGCGATAAATGAATCTCTTCAATACTTCAAAGAGGAAGAATCAAGTACGGAAATTTCACAGGGAAATCTCCTTATCTTTACTGATAGTGAAGAACATGAAGATGCTATGCAAATCCAGATTCCTTCAACTGTGAATGTCGCTTTTGTTGGAGTTGGAACTGTAAAGGGTGGCCCAATTCCTATACGAGCTAGAACAGGTGGTTTTCAAAAATATAAAGAATTCAATGGTAAGAGAGTAATTTCGAAATTAAATGAAAGCATGTTGAGTTCGTTAGAAGGAAAGATAGAAAATTATAAGTACTGGGTTGTTCAATCTTATAATATTCCTACTGAAGAAGTACTAAGTTTTTTTAGACAAAAATTTACAAGTAAGCTCTCAAAGGGAAGTTCAATTGTTAAACCTGTTGAAATACAAAAAATGTTAATTCCATTTTTCGTTTTCTTTATTGTTTCAACTATCCTTAGGCAATTTAAATCTTTAAGACATGTAGCATTTATTGCTTTCTTTCTATTTAGTTACCAAAACAACGTTAAAGCGAATGAGGAAAAATCAGCTGAAGAAATACAAGCTGAAAAAATGAAACAAGTAGAAGCGATAAAAAACAAAATTAAAGATGGAGATACACGAGACAAGAGATTTTTTGAACTCGCGGGTGAATATCTAAAAATTGATAAACCCGAAGAGGCGTTAAAAATATATGAAGAACGAGCCACTGATCTTAATAGTATGGATGCGAATGATGCCATAAATTATGGTACATCACTTCTTTTAAATAAAAGAACTAAAGATGGTCTTAGTTTATTTAGATATATCGAAAAAAATGACAAGCTTAATGATGAACAAAAAGAAATTGTAAAAAAGAATATCTATAGCGCTTTAAAAGAAATTGAGCAAAAGAAGAAGCAAGAGCAAAAACAAAAAGAGCAAGAAGAGAAAGACAAAAAAGATAATAAAGACAAGAAAGATAAAAACGACAAAAAAGATCAGGGTGAAGACGAGAAAAAAGACAGCAAAGAAGACCAGAAAGATAGCAAGGGAAAAGGTCAGTCTAATAGTCAAAGTAATAAACAGAAAAGGCCCAACGAGAATAATGATCCTAAAGATGATCAACAAAATAAAGAAAAGAAGAAAGATAAGAAAAAAGAAGAAAAGAAAGATCAAAGAGATAAGGGCGAAGAAAAACGGCCCGAAAAGTCAAAACCTAAGAGTGTAGACGAAAAAGAAGAAGAAATTAAAAAGAAAAGAAAAATGGTTAAGCTACCTGCTAAGTTGAAGCAGGTCTTAAATAACGATAGAAATTTACAAAAACGAGTATTGGAAAGAATAAGAAATTCCCAATCTCAGCAAAGAAATAGAAAGGACTGGTAG
- a CDS encoding VWA domain-containing protein — protein sequence MIAGLQLKEPMFLIFGIVGFIFWLISLLKPFKKPELRLPNKYLRSGNFFKTWTVILLAFFAWIALGISGTIPRKPAGFAKNNTEVNDIFFVVDVSRSMLAEDFQPNRLEAAKKKIYEFIKMVPTDRIGIIMFSERAFTLLPLTTDLKLIERVIDEIRIGGLLGGGTNIGDALALAVARGAKSLTNKKTIILLTDGVSQVGYMTPLQAAEEAKNQGIKVYTIGIGGSEDAQMPISNTFGIKRYQKIPGGSVDFETLQKIAEITGGKDFIAGNSEALREVLAEIEKLERKKIEISAKIIYSYHHYQFLIFGSVLLVIVEILRRYWLKEAE from the coding sequence ATGATAGCAGGATTACAACTAAAAGAACCAATGTTTCTTATATTTGGAATAGTTGGTTTTATATTTTGGCTTATCAGCTTACTTAAACCATTTAAGAAGCCTGAGTTGCGTCTACCTAATAAGTATTTACGTTCAGGGAATTTTTTTAAAACATGGACAGTTATCCTTCTGGCTTTCTTTGCTTGGATTGCACTAGGGATTTCGGGGACTATTCCAAGAAAACCTGCTGGATTTGCGAAAAATAATACAGAAGTTAATGACATTTTCTTTGTTGTCGACGTTTCTAGATCCATGCTTGCAGAGGATTTTCAGCCAAATCGATTAGAAGCGGCTAAAAAGAAGATATACGAATTCATAAAAATGGTTCCAACAGATAGAATTGGAATCATTATGTTTTCAGAAAGGGCGTTCACACTCCTTCCTCTAACCACTGACTTGAAATTGATAGAAAGGGTTATTGATGAAATTCGAATCGGTGGATTATTAGGCGGTGGAACAAATATTGGAGATGCTCTTGCTCTAGCTGTTGCAAGAGGAGCAAAGTCACTTACTAACAAGAAGACAATTATTCTATTGACTGACGGTGTAAGCCAGGTTGGTTATATGACTCCTTTACAAGCTGCTGAAGAGGCTAAGAATCAAGGAATTAAAGTTTATACAATTGGAATCGGTGGCTCTGAAGATGCACAAATGCCAATAAGTAATACTTTTGGAATTAAGAGATATCAAAAGATTCCAGGTGGAAGTGTTGATTTTGAAACTCTTCAAAAGATTGCTGAAATTACAGGAGGAAAGGACTTCATTGCTGGTAACTCTGAAGCTCTTCGCGAAGTACTCGCGGAAATTGAAAAACTTGAAAGAAAGAAAATCGAAATAAGCGCAAAGATTATTTATAGTTATCATCATTATCAATTTTTGATCTTTGGTTCTGTGTTGTTGGTTATTGTTGAGATTCTTAGAAGATATTGGTTGAAGGAGGCAGAATGA
- a CDS encoding DUF58 domain-containing protein → MLKSHFKGTGLQFKEHQVYVPGDDVRFIDWKILAKTSNPYVKTFDEERNVEIVVVLDISATMFFGDRGVTKLQAAIELCCLLYLLAKETNDYVHVLVVGNELVDIPKKSGDFGIIALISTLQEMGVLDSQGKVDHRYQDQIADTDDESKKYKSIMKHVGKKRELVILSDFNGLLSTEHLRRLLFRKNVHCFQILSLVDRSDSFPYMIKAVQSENSKKGMYQINFKKKDMNETLGKRIKQLNVEDRYLEDFIKEMM, encoded by the coding sequence ATGTTGAAGTCCCATTTTAAAGGAACGGGTCTTCAGTTTAAAGAACATCAAGTCTATGTTCCTGGTGATGATGTAAGGTTCATTGATTGGAAAATCTTAGCGAAGACGTCAAATCCTTATGTGAAAACATTTGATGAAGAAAGAAACGTCGAAATTGTCGTCGTTCTTGATATTTCAGCGACAATGTTCTTTGGAGATCGTGGAGTAACAAAATTGCAAGCTGCAATTGAACTTTGTTGTTTACTCTATTTATTGGCCAAAGAAACTAATGATTATGTTCACGTCTTAGTGGTAGGCAATGAATTAGTCGATATTCCAAAGAAAAGTGGTGATTTCGGAATTATTGCTTTGATATCAACTCTTCAAGAAATGGGAGTCTTAGATAGTCAGGGGAAAGTTGATCATCGATACCAAGATCAGATTGCCGATACTGACGATGAATCGAAAAAGTATAAGTCGATTATGAAGCATGTTGGTAAAAAGAGAGAGTTAGTTATTCTCTCCGATTTTAACGGTCTTCTTTCGACAGAGCATTTGAGAAGACTATTGTTTAGAAAGAATGTTCACTGTTTTCAAATTCTATCACTCGTCGATAGGTCTGACTCTTTTCCTTATATGATCAAAGCTGTTCAATCAGAGAATTCTAAAAAGGGAATGTATCAGATTAATTTCAAGAAAAAAGACATGAACGAAACACTTGGAAAGAGAATAAAGCAGCTAAATGTTGAAGATAGATATTTAGAAGATTTTATTAAAGAGATGATGTGA
- a CDS encoding AAA family ATPase, whose product MNDILLEKVHKTLTSAKSVIFGQDDLLDSIIAALVCDGHLLIEGMPGLGKTLSVSTISKLCDLSFKRIQFTPDLLPSDLVGTMIYSQKSEEFTTKFGPIFTQILLADEINRSPAKVQAALLEAMAEKQVTIGDDTHKLSRPFVVLATQNPIDQEGTYPLPEAQMDRFMMKVYVDYPSFDAEKAILDLKKTYEADMESVLSTDDLISLQEVVDGIYVDDKMKDLIVRIVQATRPGSKYFNKKYEGALIAGASPRACIWLHKIGKFMAFLDGKDYVAPEHILKIVKSVLGHRILLSYEATIDDIKADQVAMEIAQGQI is encoded by the coding sequence ATGAATGATATTTTATTAGAGAAAGTTCATAAAACATTAACGAGTGCTAAGTCTGTAATTTTCGGACAAGACGATCTACTCGATTCAATTATAGCTGCTCTTGTATGTGATGGGCATTTGCTCATTGAAGGTATGCCAGGTTTAGGTAAGACGCTTTCAGTTTCAACGATAAGTAAGCTTTGTGATCTTTCGTTCAAAAGAATTCAGTTCACACCTGATCTACTTCCATCGGATCTTGTGGGTACGATGATTTATAGTCAAAAAAGTGAGGAGTTTACAACGAAGTTTGGACCAATCTTTACTCAGATTCTCTTGGCCGATGAGATCAACAGATCACCAGCTAAAGTACAAGCCGCTCTACTAGAAGCAATGGCCGAAAAACAAGTAACGATTGGTGATGATACTCATAAGTTATCTAGACCATTTGTTGTTCTTGCTACACAAAACCCGATTGATCAAGAGGGAACGTATCCACTTCCAGAAGCTCAGATGGATAGATTTATGATGAAAGTCTACGTTGACTATCCAAGCTTTGATGCAGAAAAAGCAATTTTAGATCTTAAAAAAACATATGAAGCTGATATGGAATCTGTTCTAAGTACTGATGATCTGATTTCATTGCAAGAAGTTGTTGATGGAATTTATGTAGACGATAAGATGAAAGATCTTATTGTTCGTATTGTTCAAGCAACAAGGCCAGGTTCAAAGTATTTTAATAAAAAGTATGAAGGTGCTCTCATTGCAGGAGCTTCTCCGCGTGCATGTATCTGGCTTCATAAAATTGGTAAGTTCATGGCCTTCCTTGATGGCAAGGATTATGTTGCACCAGAGCATATCTTGAAGATTGTTAAAAGTGTTCTTGGTCACAGAATTCTACTGAGTTATGAAGCAACGATCGACGATATTAAGGCCGATCAAGTCGCGATGGAGATTGCACAAGGACAGATCTAA
- a CDS encoding class I SAM-dependent rRNA methyltransferase, whose amino-acid sequence MLKEVELSKSGYNKLISGEKGLYLKDFNEIGRSFIPGQWIKLKTKEGFFGFINVNIDKGPVFRCVGRSESLQQNEDEFAKFIITRNILSALDYRSKFKRFSEGARLIFGDEDSLPGLIVDSYKNIVIVQINTAGIDRYRDLVKEVLEENLDREVYFLDNDEYRANELLPRFNETQIDKDILIEESGIKYSIPASHMQKIGYYYDHRDNRDKMKLRLLDYKGQLKKGVDLFSYVGSWGLHALKGNVEYVDFVDQANMKDVTEHHLKLNGFEGQGQFHRSDVFKFLLDAKSRNEKYDLVICDPPAFAKNENAKKSAIRGYDKLYQNIFDITENEGLLVAASCTHYISLDELDKIVLKAAQKKNYKVFVQDIGIQGSDHNLETLNSKSNYIKYILYYVRYGEV is encoded by the coding sequence GTGTTGAAAGAAGTTGAATTATCCAAGTCTGGATATAATAAATTAATAAGTGGAGAAAAAGGATTATACCTAAAAGATTTCAATGAAATTGGAAGATCCTTCATTCCTGGGCAATGGATTAAACTCAAAACTAAAGAAGGCTTTTTTGGCTTTATAAATGTTAATATTGATAAAGGTCCTGTTTTTAGATGTGTCGGCCGAAGTGAGAGTCTTCAACAAAATGAAGATGAATTTGCGAAATTTATTATAACTAGAAATATATTATCTGCTCTTGATTATCGAAGTAAGTTTAAACGATTCAGCGAAGGAGCAAGACTTATTTTTGGTGATGAAGATAGCCTTCCCGGTTTAATTGTCGATTCGTATAAAAATATTGTTATTGTCCAAATAAATACAGCTGGAATTGATCGCTATAGGGATCTTGTAAAAGAAGTCTTGGAAGAAAATCTTGATCGTGAGGTGTATTTTTTAGATAACGATGAATATAGAGCAAATGAATTACTTCCTAGATTTAATGAAACACAAATAGATAAAGATATTCTTATTGAAGAGTCTGGAATTAAATATTCCATTCCAGCTTCTCATATGCAGAAAATTGGATATTACTACGATCATAGAGATAATAGAGACAAAATGAAACTACGACTTCTCGACTATAAAGGACAGCTTAAAAAAGGAGTTGATCTCTTTTCTTATGTTGGAAGTTGGGGACTACATGCTCTTAAGGGAAATGTCGAGTATGTTGATTTTGTCGACCAAGCAAATATGAAAGATGTTACAGAACATCATCTAAAATTGAATGGCTTTGAAGGTCAGGGGCAATTTCATCGAAGTGATGTTTTTAAATTCTTATTAGATGCTAAGAGTAGAAATGAAAAATATGATCTTGTTATTTGTGATCCTCCTGCATTTGCTAAAAATGAAAATGCTAAGAAATCAGCTATTAGGGGCTATGACAAGTTATACCAAAATATTTTTGATATAACAGAGAATGAGGGATTACTTGTAGCAGCTTCTTGTACTCACTATATCTCACTTGATGAATTAGATAAGATTGTTCTAAAAGCAGCACAAAAGAAAAATTATAAAGTCTTTGTTCAAGATATAGGGATTCAAGGAAGTGATCACAATCTTGAAACATTAAATAGTAAATCAAATTATATTAAATATATTCTTTATTACGTTAGATATGGAGAAGTCTGA